CAGGAGCCCGAGACCGAGCAGGAACGGCAGGGCCGGGGACACCAGGCTGGCGGAGTCCTGGTCGGACTGCGCCAGCGCCGGGAACAGCGAGAACAGCACGAAGCCGACGAACAGACCCACGAGGGTGCCCAGCGTGACGAGCACCGGCTTCTGGCGCGACGGCGGGCTGGAGGACGGCCCGCTCGGAGAGCTAGAGGACGGCATAGTGCAGCAGCAGCCAGATGGGCGCGACGGTCGCGAGCAGCGAGTCGAGGCGGTCCATGAGGCCGCCGTGGCCGGGGATGACCTGCGACATGTCCTTGATGCCGAGGTCGCGCTTGATCACCGACTCGACGAGGTCGCCCAGCGTGGCCATCACGACCGCGATGAGGCCCAGTGCGACACCGACCCACCAGTCGCCCTCGAGCAGGTAGTCGACGAGCAGCCAGCCCGCCACCACGCACGCGAGGGCGGAGCCGGCGAAGCCCTCCCACGACTTCTTCGGGGAGATGACCGGGGCCATCGGGTGCTTGCCGAACAGCACCCCGGCGACGTACCCGCCGATGTCGGAGGCGGCGGTGACGGCGATGAAGGTGATGATCGCCTTCACGCCGTCGTCCTCGGCCAGCAGCAGCGCCACGAACGAGCCGAGGAACGGCACGTAGAAGATCGTGAAGACCGACGCGGTGGCGTCGCGGACGAAGCCGTCGATGCCGCGGCGCAGCAGCCACAGCATGGTGACCAGGCCCGTGACGGCGGTCGCGGTCACCAGCGGCTCGGTGCCCTCGAAGTACGCCGAGACCACCATGACCGTGCCGCCGAGCATCAACGGCTCCTGCGGCAGGTTGATGCCCTTGGCGCGGAACCCGCGGTCGAGCTCCCAGATGGCGACCAGGACGGCGGCGACCACCACGATCATGAACAGCCACTTGAGGAAGACCAGGGACACGATGATCATCGTGGCGAGGCCGACGCCGGAGGCGATGGCGAGCGGGAGGTTCCGACCGGCGCGGCTCTGCTTCGTCGCGGTCGACGGCGGGGGCCCCGACGGCTCGGGAGTGGCGGCCGGGGTGGAGGGGTCAGTCATGCGCGGCCTCAGACTTCGAGGAGCTCGGCTTCCTTGTGCTTGAGCATGTCGTCGATCGCGTCCGTGTGCTTCTTGGTCAGCCCGTCGAGCCGCTTCTCCGCACCGGTGACGTCGTCCTTGCCGACCTCGCCGTCCTTCTCGAGCTTGTCGAGGGCCTGCTTGGCGGTCCGGCGGATGTTGCGCACCGAGACGCGCCCCTCCTCGGCCTTGCCCTTGGCGAGCTTGATGTAGTCGCGGCGACGCTCCTCGGTCAGCTCGGGGAAGGTCACGCGGATGGTCTTGCCGTCGTCGGTCGGGTTCACGCCGAGGTCGGAGTCGCGGATGGAGCGCTCGATCGCCCCCATGGCGCCGGCGTCGTACGGGCTGATGATCACCACGCGCGCCTCGGGCACGGTGAAGGACGCGAGCTGCTGCAGCGGGGTCGGGCTGCCGTAGTAGTCCGCGGTGAGCTTGTGGAACATCGCCGGGTGCGCACGGCCGGTCCGGATCGACGCGAAGTCCTCACGCGTCACCTCGACGGCCTTCGACATCTTGCTC
This DNA window, taken from Nocardioides sp. HDW12B, encodes the following:
- the frr gene encoding ribosome recycling factor, producing the protein MINDTLKEAESKMSKAVEVTREDFASIRTGRAHPAMFHKLTADYYGSPTPLQQLASFTVPEARVVIISPYDAGAMGAIERSIRDSDLGVNPTDDGKTIRVTFPELTEERRRDYIKLAKGKAEEGRVSVRNIRRTAKQALDKLEKDGEVGKDDVTGAEKRLDGLTKKHTDAIDDMLKHKEAELLEV
- a CDS encoding phosphatidate cytidylyltransferase gives rise to the protein MTDPSTPAATPEPSGPPPSTATKQSRAGRNLPLAIASGVGLATMIIVSLVFLKWLFMIVVVAAVLVAIWELDRGFRAKGINLPQEPLMLGGTVMVVSAYFEGTEPLVTATAVTGLVTMLWLLRRGIDGFVRDATASVFTIFYVPFLGSFVALLLAEDDGVKAIITFIAVTAASDIGGYVAGVLFGKHPMAPVISPKKSWEGFAGSALACVVAGWLLVDYLLEGDWWVGVALGLIAVVMATLGDLVESVIKRDLGIKDMSQVIPGHGGLMDRLDSLLATVAPIWLLLHYAVL